The proteins below are encoded in one region of Triticum aestivum cultivar Chinese Spring chromosome 1B, IWGSC CS RefSeq v2.1, whole genome shotgun sequence:
- the LOC123100388 gene encoding uncharacterized protein, which translates to MADDTPTKPSKKGSSEPAVHYDGAKAKAKSKAVVHADAEDGHAGDAATASLAPANRTRLLRCACCGLAALAALAAVVILVLSLTVLRVRDPDLTMDSVTVERFHVGFAAVPDGRPPLRINATLAAWIMIRNPNYASMWFGASTTEIFLDGVPGRVGLGSAPPGEASARGASRVRGGMDVFVDRVAPAVVGEVLFGRGEVRLTSRTAMDGRVSVLGGIYGRRTVRVAMRCHVVLHVSAVVVVAGFPSCVAEFGR; encoded by the coding sequence ATGGCGGACGACACGCCCACGAAACCCAGCAAGAAAGGTTCCTCCGAGCCCGCCGTCCACTACGACGGCGCCAAGGCCAAGGCAAAGTCCAAGGCCGTCGTCCACGCCGACGCCGAGGACGGGCATGCCGGCGATGCGGCGACGGCGAGTCTTGCTCCTGCCAACCGGACCCGGCTGCTGCGGTGCGCGTGCTGCGGCCTGGCCGCGCTCGCCGCGTTGGCCGCCGTGGTGATCCTCGTCCTGTCGCTCACCGTGCTGAGGGTCCGGGACCCGGACCTGACCATGGACTCCGTCACGGTGGAGCGCTTCCACGTGGGGTTCGCCGCCGTGCCCGACGGCCGCCCGCCACTGCGGATCAACGCGACGCTGGCCGCGTGGATCATGATCCGGAACCCCAACTACGCGTCCATGTGGTTCGGCGCCAGCACGACGGAGATTTTCCTCGACGGCGTGCCGGGCCGCGTCGGCCTAGGTAGCGCGCCGCccggggaggcgtcggcgcggGGCGCCAGCCGGGTCCGCGGCGGCATGGACGTGTTCGTCGACAGGGTCGCGCCGGCCGTGGTGGGGGAGGTGCTGTTCGGCCGCGGCGAGGTGCGGCTCACGAGCCGCACGGCCATGGACGGCAGGGTCAGCGTGCTCGGCGGGATCTACGGGCGGCGCACGGTGCGCGTTGCCATGCGGTGCCACGTCGTGCTGCATGTGTCCGCCGTGGTCGTCGTCGCCGGCTTTCCTTCATGCGTCGCGGAGTTCGGTCGCTGA